The region AAACGCCTTTCATCTTTAATAATATTCTTGTAAATATTAGGTTTTACCTTAATTATAGTACTATTTAAAAGAACATTTTTATAGTTCGTTAATATAAAAGCTTCTTCAAAGCTTGTTGCATAATATTCTTCAATCTTGCCTTGATAAACAATGCATAGGTTGTCTATTTTCATGCTTTTAGGTATATTATCTAATTTATTTGAACCATTATTATACTTCTCAATTGTCTTGTTTGTTGTCAATCTATTTTTTAAGGTAGTTATTTGTTTAAAGGTCTCTTTTTCTTCATCAAGTCGTTTTATATCTAAATCAGTTATTATAAGGGTTGGAACATTCAATAATTTTATTAGTTCATGATAAACAAGGCCATGAGCACCATCAATGTTGAAAATAGATATATAATATTTATTAAGTTTATTATCCCTATCAATATAATATTTAAGAAGTGTCTCTTCTGTTATACCTTCAACAATAATAATTGCATCTGAAAAAAATAACTCAGAGACTTTATACTTAATATGTTTCTTGAGAAATTTTAAATCGTTCTCTCGCTTATAGTTATTATCTGTAGTATTTTTAGATATAACTACGTCATCATATAAATTTACTACATGAGTATTATTATGTTTCATAGTTACATAATTTATATTATTAAAAGTATTTCCACTATGAATTTTGCTGTTTAGAATATGGGATGAATGAGTAGTGATTATTAATTGACTATTAACATTTTTATTCCTACTTTCCAAAAGAGAAGATATTGCTTCATTGATATTCTTTATAAATAACTCCTGCATCTGTGGATGCATAAATGTTTCGGGCTCTTCGATAGAGATTAAATTTACTTTGCTATTAAAAGAGTCTTCTGGATACTTCTCCATATAATCAATTAAATCAGCTATTATCATCATTAAGTTCGTATACCCTAACCCGAATTGATCTTCTGGTATATTAATATTTTGTTCAACATACTCATACTTGATTAAATTATTCATTAATCTTTTAAAAGTTATATCAGCACTTAAAAGTACCTTAAGTTTATCATTTGATTCAATTTTACTTAAAGACTCATTTAGTTCATTAGTATGCCTTTGTTCAATTAATTTAGTGAGATCAACATTAATATCAACAATTTTAGAATCTAAGTCCAACTCATCCTTAGCAAATAATAATTTATATCTATACTCTATTATTCTGCTAAAAACTTTTGATAGACATTTTTCATTTGCAATATTATTCGCTTTAATTGATTTCAACTCAATTAAATTATTAATATTAAATCTATTTACAATATCGCCATTTGAATTATAGTAATTTAATTTGAATCTCGAATCATCTATTAATTGTAAAAATCTATCAAACTTTATTCTTTCAGGATAACTTTTATATTTCTCCAAAAGTTGCTTTACATCTCTATTAAAAATTTCTTCGTTTTCTAATTCAAATCTCGCAAGTATTTCAACTTCGGATTTTTTAACATCATCCAAAACCATAAAAGGTACAAGATTAGTAACTAGATCAGTACTATTTTCTTCAATTCCTATACAAATTATAAATTGAAGATACGGTGTTTCAATTTTTTCTACAAATCTTCCATATTGATTAAATAAATCTTTTAAATAGAGAAAATTAAAATCATTTGCTTTAAAACAATTATCATTTATTAGTTTATTCAATGCATTAATAATCGTTGTTTTGCCAGAATTATTTTTACCAACTATTAATGTCGTTGTCGGAGCAACATTTATTTCCTTTCCTTCTCTTTGTTCCCTATAACTTTTAGCATCTACAAATTCTACTTTGTTATTTTTTTGTCCGAATTTCCTAAAATTAGTAATTTCAATACTCTTAAGATACATAAACCT is a window of Anaerosalibacter sp. Marseille-P3206 DNA encoding:
- a CDS encoding ATP-dependent nuclease, with product MYLKSIEITNFRKFGQKNNKVEFVDAKSYREQREGKEINVAPTTTLIVGKNNSGKTTIINALNKLINDNCFKANDFNFLYLKDLFNQYGRFVEKIETPYLQFIICIGIEENSTDLVTNLVPFMVLDDVKKSEVEILARFELENEEIFNRDVKQLLEKYKSYPERIKFDRFLQLIDDSRFKLNYYNSNGDIVNRFNINNLIELKSIKANNIANEKCLSKVFSRIIEYRYKLLFAKDELDLDSKIVDINVDLTKLIEQRHTNELNESLSKIESNDKLKVLLSADITFKRLMNNLIKYEYVEQNINIPEDQFGLGYTNLMMIIADLIDYMEKYPEDSFNSKVNLISIEEPETFMHPQMQELFIKNINEAISSLLESRNKNVNSQLIITTHSSHILNSKIHSGNTFNNINYVTMKHNNTHVVNLYDDVVISKNTTDNNYKRENDLKFLKKHIKYKVSELFFSDAIIIVEGITEETLLKYYIDRDNKLNKYYISIFNIDGAHGLVYHELIKLLNVPTLIITDLDIKRLDEEKETFKQITTLKNRLTTNKTIEKYNNGSNKLDNIPKSMKIDNLCIVYQGKIEEYYATSFEEAFILTNYKNVLLNSTIIKVKPNIYKNIIKDERRFSKIKENSYKLQVKLSKDKSNFANILLYKLITQGEDIAIPSLPRYIEDGLLWLANRLRGGD